From one Anguilla rostrata isolate EN2019 chromosome 12, ASM1855537v3, whole genome shotgun sequence genomic stretch:
- the LOC135236996 gene encoding heterogeneous nuclear ribonucleoprotein L-like isoform X1, with amino-acid sequence MAAQTGRYYNDGGRATKRQKTDNNDGTTEGYEDPHKTLPSPVVHVRGLVDGVMEADLVEALQEFGPISYVVVMPKKRQALVEYEDMNGSCNAVNYASDNQIYIAGHPAFVNYSTSQKISRPGDPDDSRSVNNVLLLTIMNPIYPITTDVLYTICNNCGPVQRIVIFRKNGVQAMVEFDSVQSAQRAKASLNGADIYSGCCTLKIEYAKPTRLNVFKNDQDTWDYTNPNLGTQDAEGDGNWSNAQDMNANPNKRQRQPALLGDHPPEYAGPQGGYHGHYHDENYGPPPPPHYEGRRMGPPMGGPRRGGHSQRYGAPQYGHPPPPPPPGEYSPHADSPVLMVYGLEPAKMNADKVFNVFCLYGNVERVKFMKSKPGAAMVEMGDCYAVDRAITHLNNNFLFGQKLNVCVSKQQAIMPGQSYELEDGSSSFKDFHGTRNNRFTSPEQAAKNRIQHPSNVLHFFNAQPDVTVEIFTQICEDLGVKSPSNIKLFTGKSGGPGERSSSGLLEWESINDAMEALAMMNHFQMKNPNGPYPYTLKLCFSTAQHAN; translated from the exons ATGGCTGCACAGACGGGTCGCTACTATAACGATGGCGGAAGGGCAACGAAGCGGCAGAAAACCGACAATAACGACGGAACCACG GAGGGCTACGAAGACCCCCACAAAACCCTCCCCTCACCTGTTGTGCATGTGAGGGGGCTGGTGGACGGCGTCATGGAGGCGGACCTGGTGGAGGCCTTGCAAGAGTTTGGACCCATCAG CTATGTGGTCGTGATGCCAAAGAAGCGTCAGGCACTGGTGGAGTACGAGGACATGAACGGGTCCTGCAACGCGGTCAACTATGCGTCCGACAACCAAATCTACATCGCCGGCCACCCCGCCTTCGTCAACTACTCCACCAGCCAGAAGATCTCGCGTCCCGGAGACCCGGACGACTCGCGCAGCGTCAACAACGTGCTGCTCCTCACCATTATGAACCCCATCTACCCCATCACAACG GACGTGCTCTACACCATCTGTAACAACTGTGGCCCTGTCCAGAGGATCGTCATCTTCCGCAAGAATGGCGTGCAGGCCATGGTGGA ATTCGACTCGGTGCAGAGCGCCCAGAGAGCCAAGGCCTCCCTCAACGGGGCAGACATCTACTCGGGATGCTGCACGCTGAAAATCGAGTACGCAAAG CCAACACGCCTCAACGTGTTCAAGAACGACCAGGACACCTGGGACTACACCAACCCAAACCTGGGCACCCAAG ATGCAGAAGGAGATGGAAATTGGAGCAATGCACAAG ATATGAATGCCAACCCCAACAAGCGTCAGAGACAGCCGGCTCTGCTGGGAGACCACCCTCCCGAGTATG cCGGCCCACAGGGCGGCTACCACGGGCACTACCATGACGAGAACTAcgggccccccccaccccctcactacGAGGGGCGACGCATGGGCCCGCCCATGGGCGGCCCCCGGCGGGGAGGGCACAGCCAGCGCTACGGGGCCCCGCAGTACgggcaccccccgcccccgcccccaccgggCGAGTACAGCCCCCACGCGGACTCCCCCGTGCTCATGGTCTACGGCTTGGAGCCTGCCAAGATGAACGCCGACAAGGTCTTCAACGTGTTCTGCCTCTACGGCAACGTGGAGCGG GTGAAGTTCATGAAGAGCAAGCCGGGAGCAGCGATGGTGGAGATGGGAGACTGCTATGCTGTGGACCGAGCCATCACCCATTTGAACAACAACTTCCTGTTCGGACAGAAGCTCAACGTATG TGTGTCCAAGCAGCAGGCCATCATGCCGGGCCAGTCGTACGAGCTGGAGGACGGCTCCAGCAGCTTCAAGGACTTCCACGGCACCCGCAACAACCGCTTCACCTCCCCGGAGCAGGCGGCCAAGAACCGCATCCAGCACCCCAGCAACGTCCTGCACTTCTTCAACGCCCAGCCCGACGTCACCGTGGAGATCTTCACACAG ATCTGTGAGGATCTTGGGGTCAAGAGTCCCTCCAACATCAAACTGTTCACAGGGAAGA GCGGGGGACCAGGGGAGCGCAGCTCGTCCGGACTGCTGGAGTGGGAATCCATAAATGACGCCATGGAGGCCCTTGCCATGATGAACCACTTCCAGATGAAGAACCCGA atGGTCCATACCCATATACCCTCAAGCTATGCTTCTCCACTGCACAGCATGCAAACTGA
- the LOC135236996 gene encoding heterogeneous nuclear ribonucleoprotein L-like isoform X2, with product MAAQTGRYYNDGGRATKRQKTDNNDGTTEGYEDPHKTLPSPVVHVRGLVDGVMEADLVEALQEFGPISYVVVMPKKRQALVEYEDMNGSCNAVNYASDNQIYIAGHPAFVNYSTSQKISRPGDPDDSRSVNNVLLLTIMNPIYPITTDVLYTICNNCGPVQRIVIFRKNGVQAMVEFDSVQSAQRAKASLNGADIYSGCCTLKIEYAKPTRLNVFKNDQDTWDYTNPNLGTQDMNANPNKRQRQPALLGDHPPEYAGPQGGYHGHYHDENYGPPPPPHYEGRRMGPPMGGPRRGGHSQRYGAPQYGHPPPPPPPGEYSPHADSPVLMVYGLEPAKMNADKVFNVFCLYGNVERVKFMKSKPGAAMVEMGDCYAVDRAITHLNNNFLFGQKLNVCVSKQQAIMPGQSYELEDGSSSFKDFHGTRNNRFTSPEQAAKNRIQHPSNVLHFFNAQPDVTVEIFTQICEDLGVKSPSNIKLFTGKSGGPGERSSSGLLEWESINDAMEALAMMNHFQMKNPNGPYPYTLKLCFSTAQHAN from the exons ATGGCTGCACAGACGGGTCGCTACTATAACGATGGCGGAAGGGCAACGAAGCGGCAGAAAACCGACAATAACGACGGAACCACG GAGGGCTACGAAGACCCCCACAAAACCCTCCCCTCACCTGTTGTGCATGTGAGGGGGCTGGTGGACGGCGTCATGGAGGCGGACCTGGTGGAGGCCTTGCAAGAGTTTGGACCCATCAG CTATGTGGTCGTGATGCCAAAGAAGCGTCAGGCACTGGTGGAGTACGAGGACATGAACGGGTCCTGCAACGCGGTCAACTATGCGTCCGACAACCAAATCTACATCGCCGGCCACCCCGCCTTCGTCAACTACTCCACCAGCCAGAAGATCTCGCGTCCCGGAGACCCGGACGACTCGCGCAGCGTCAACAACGTGCTGCTCCTCACCATTATGAACCCCATCTACCCCATCACAACG GACGTGCTCTACACCATCTGTAACAACTGTGGCCCTGTCCAGAGGATCGTCATCTTCCGCAAGAATGGCGTGCAGGCCATGGTGGA ATTCGACTCGGTGCAGAGCGCCCAGAGAGCCAAGGCCTCCCTCAACGGGGCAGACATCTACTCGGGATGCTGCACGCTGAAAATCGAGTACGCAAAG CCAACACGCCTCAACGTGTTCAAGAACGACCAGGACACCTGGGACTACACCAACCCAAACCTGGGCACCCAAG ATATGAATGCCAACCCCAACAAGCGTCAGAGACAGCCGGCTCTGCTGGGAGACCACCCTCCCGAGTATG cCGGCCCACAGGGCGGCTACCACGGGCACTACCATGACGAGAACTAcgggccccccccaccccctcactacGAGGGGCGACGCATGGGCCCGCCCATGGGCGGCCCCCGGCGGGGAGGGCACAGCCAGCGCTACGGGGCCCCGCAGTACgggcaccccccgcccccgcccccaccgggCGAGTACAGCCCCCACGCGGACTCCCCCGTGCTCATGGTCTACGGCTTGGAGCCTGCCAAGATGAACGCCGACAAGGTCTTCAACGTGTTCTGCCTCTACGGCAACGTGGAGCGG GTGAAGTTCATGAAGAGCAAGCCGGGAGCAGCGATGGTGGAGATGGGAGACTGCTATGCTGTGGACCGAGCCATCACCCATTTGAACAACAACTTCCTGTTCGGACAGAAGCTCAACGTATG TGTGTCCAAGCAGCAGGCCATCATGCCGGGCCAGTCGTACGAGCTGGAGGACGGCTCCAGCAGCTTCAAGGACTTCCACGGCACCCGCAACAACCGCTTCACCTCCCCGGAGCAGGCGGCCAAGAACCGCATCCAGCACCCCAGCAACGTCCTGCACTTCTTCAACGCCCAGCCCGACGTCACCGTGGAGATCTTCACACAG ATCTGTGAGGATCTTGGGGTCAAGAGTCCCTCCAACATCAAACTGTTCACAGGGAAGA GCGGGGGACCAGGGGAGCGCAGCTCGTCCGGACTGCTGGAGTGGGAATCCATAAATGACGCCATGGAGGCCCTTGCCATGATGAACCACTTCCAGATGAAGAACCCGA atGGTCCATACCCATATACCCTCAAGCTATGCTTCTCCACTGCACAGCATGCAAACTGA
- the LOC135236996 gene encoding heterogeneous nuclear ribonucleoprotein L-like isoform X3 has product MAAQTGRYYNDGGRATKRQKTDNNDGTTEGYEDPHKTLPSPVVHVRGLVDGVMEADLVEALQEFGPISYVVVMPKKRQALVEYEDMNGSCNAVNYASDNQIYIAGHPAFVNYSTSQKISRPGDPDDSRSVNNVLLLTIMNPIYPITTDVLYTICNNCGPVQRIVIFRKNGVQAMVEFDSVQSAQRAKASLNGADIYSGCCTLKIEYAKPTRLNVFKNDQDTWDYTNPNLGTQAGPQGGYHGHYHDENYGPPPPPHYEGRRMGPPMGGPRRGGHSQRYGAPQYGHPPPPPPPGEYSPHADSPVLMVYGLEPAKMNADKVFNVFCLYGNVERVKFMKSKPGAAMVEMGDCYAVDRAITHLNNNFLFGQKLNVCVSKQQAIMPGQSYELEDGSSSFKDFHGTRNNRFTSPEQAAKNRIQHPSNVLHFFNAQPDVTVEIFTQICEDLGVKSPSNIKLFTGKSGGPGERSSSGLLEWESINDAMEALAMMNHFQMKNPNGPYPYTLKLCFSTAQHAN; this is encoded by the exons ATGGCTGCACAGACGGGTCGCTACTATAACGATGGCGGAAGGGCAACGAAGCGGCAGAAAACCGACAATAACGACGGAACCACG GAGGGCTACGAAGACCCCCACAAAACCCTCCCCTCACCTGTTGTGCATGTGAGGGGGCTGGTGGACGGCGTCATGGAGGCGGACCTGGTGGAGGCCTTGCAAGAGTTTGGACCCATCAG CTATGTGGTCGTGATGCCAAAGAAGCGTCAGGCACTGGTGGAGTACGAGGACATGAACGGGTCCTGCAACGCGGTCAACTATGCGTCCGACAACCAAATCTACATCGCCGGCCACCCCGCCTTCGTCAACTACTCCACCAGCCAGAAGATCTCGCGTCCCGGAGACCCGGACGACTCGCGCAGCGTCAACAACGTGCTGCTCCTCACCATTATGAACCCCATCTACCCCATCACAACG GACGTGCTCTACACCATCTGTAACAACTGTGGCCCTGTCCAGAGGATCGTCATCTTCCGCAAGAATGGCGTGCAGGCCATGGTGGA ATTCGACTCGGTGCAGAGCGCCCAGAGAGCCAAGGCCTCCCTCAACGGGGCAGACATCTACTCGGGATGCTGCACGCTGAAAATCGAGTACGCAAAG CCAACACGCCTCAACGTGTTCAAGAACGACCAGGACACCTGGGACTACACCAACCCAAACCTGGGCACCCAAG cCGGCCCACAGGGCGGCTACCACGGGCACTACCATGACGAGAACTAcgggccccccccaccccctcactacGAGGGGCGACGCATGGGCCCGCCCATGGGCGGCCCCCGGCGGGGAGGGCACAGCCAGCGCTACGGGGCCCCGCAGTACgggcaccccccgcccccgcccccaccgggCGAGTACAGCCCCCACGCGGACTCCCCCGTGCTCATGGTCTACGGCTTGGAGCCTGCCAAGATGAACGCCGACAAGGTCTTCAACGTGTTCTGCCTCTACGGCAACGTGGAGCGG GTGAAGTTCATGAAGAGCAAGCCGGGAGCAGCGATGGTGGAGATGGGAGACTGCTATGCTGTGGACCGAGCCATCACCCATTTGAACAACAACTTCCTGTTCGGACAGAAGCTCAACGTATG TGTGTCCAAGCAGCAGGCCATCATGCCGGGCCAGTCGTACGAGCTGGAGGACGGCTCCAGCAGCTTCAAGGACTTCCACGGCACCCGCAACAACCGCTTCACCTCCCCGGAGCAGGCGGCCAAGAACCGCATCCAGCACCCCAGCAACGTCCTGCACTTCTTCAACGCCCAGCCCGACGTCACCGTGGAGATCTTCACACAG ATCTGTGAGGATCTTGGGGTCAAGAGTCCCTCCAACATCAAACTGTTCACAGGGAAGA GCGGGGGACCAGGGGAGCGCAGCTCGTCCGGACTGCTGGAGTGGGAATCCATAAATGACGCCATGGAGGCCCTTGCCATGATGAACCACTTCCAGATGAAGAACCCGA atGGTCCATACCCATATACCCTCAAGCTATGCTTCTCCACTGCACAGCATGCAAACTGA